ACTACGTTAGCTGTGTTATGCCATTACAAAAGTCGATATTATTTCAGTCTCATTCCTTAGGACAATTTCTCTTTTAAGGCTCTGTCCGCTGCTCATTTCAGCTAATTTTGTTCAACATACCGTGGCTTTTTCTATGCCTGTTTCCCTTGAACATTCAGCGATCGCAACGACTTTTCCCACCCTTGCAGATATCACCATCTGTATTCAAGGTTTATACAAACACTACGGTAAGACGGCTGCCATTCGCGGACTCAATCTAGACGTTAATCGGGGCGAGCTGTTTGGTTTGATTGGCCCCGACGGAGCGGGCAAAACCACCACCTTTAATATTCTGGGTGGCGTGATGGAGGCAACGGCTGGGGAGGCAACTATTTTGGGATTGCCCGCTCGGGATGCCCGCAACGATATGGGCTACCTCACCCAGCAGTTTTCTCTCTACGCTGACTTGAGTGTGATGGAAAATATTAACTACAGTGCCGGACTGCGACTAGTCCCAGAACAAGAACTGGAGACCCGCCGCAATCGGTATCTCAAACTCATGCAATTAGATCCGTTTTGCGATCGCCTTGCTGGACAACTATCGGGGGGTATGAGACAGAAACTTGCCCTTTGTTGTGCGCTGATCGCTGAACCCCAAGTCCTGTTGCTCGATGAACCCACCACAGGCGTTGATACGATTGCTCGCCGGGAATTTTGGGATATTCTGGCAAGCTTAACTGCTCAAGGGATTACGGTTGTAGTGGCGACTCCTGATTTAGATGAAGCCGAACGATGCGATCGCGTAGCGTTAATTTATGACGGACAAATCCAGCAAGTGGGCACGCCCGCCAGCCTAAAAGCAGAGTTGGGGCTGCAACGGTTGGTGATTCGGACGACTGAATTAGTAAACGCTGAACAGGCCTTACTGCCGCTGGTCGATCACGGGTCAAGCGCCGTACAACTTGCTGAAGTATCGACCTTTGGCGATCGCATTGAAGTACTCGTCAACGATGCTAAGCATGGGGAAGAGTTGGTGCGCGATCGCCTCGTGCAAAATGACGTGAGCTGCGATCGCATTCAAGCCGAAGCACCCACGCTAGAGAATGTGTTTACAACCCTGCTGCAACGAAAAGGGGGCGTTCCTCCATTCATTTCATTTCCGCGATCGCCCCCATCTACCCACCCATCCACCCACCCATCTACCTCTGCCATCGCTATCTCTGCCCGTCACCTCAACCGTGTCTTTGGGGCATTTCACGCGGTGGTCGATCTAGATATAGACATTCACTATGGCGAAGTGTATGGCTTGCTGGGCGCAAATGGAGCGGGCAAAACCACCATGATTAAGATGCTGTGTGGGCTCTTGCCGATCAGTTCAGGAGACATTGCGATCGCCGGGGAAACGGGCGATCTGCGGAGTGCGGCCCTGCGCCAGCAGATTGGCTACATGAGCCAGAAGTTTACCCTCTACGATGATTTGACCATTCTCGAAAATTTGCAGTTTTACAGTGGAGTCTATGGTCTTTCGGCTCGACAAAGGCAG
The genomic region above belongs to Leptolyngbya sp. CCY15150 and contains:
- a CDS encoding ATP-binding cassette domain-containing protein; amino-acid sequence: MPVSLEHSAIATTFPTLADITICIQGLYKHYGKTAAIRGLNLDVNRGELFGLIGPDGAGKTTTFNILGGVMEATAGEATILGLPARDARNDMGYLTQQFSLYADLSVMENINYSAGLRLVPEQELETRRNRYLKLMQLDPFCDRLAGQLSGGMRQKLALCCALIAEPQVLLLDEPTTGVDTIARREFWDILASLTAQGITVVVATPDLDEAERCDRVALIYDGQIQQVGTPASLKAELGLQRLVIRTTELVNAEQALLPLVDHGSSAVQLAEVSTFGDRIEVLVNDAKHGEELVRDRLVQNDVSCDRIQAEAPTLENVFTTLLQRKGGVPPFISFPRSPPSTHPSTHPSTSAIAISARHLNRVFGAFHAVVDLDIDIHYGEVYGLLGANGAGKTTMIKMLCGLLPISSGDIAIAGETGDLRSAALRQQIGYMSQKFTLYDDLTILENLQFYSGVYGLSARQRQEKIGWVLSICGLEDQSHLLTRQLPGGWKQRVAFGASVMHEPTLLFLDEPTSGVDVLARKQFWQLINDFARNGTAILVTTHYMNEAEQCNRMCFMVAGRKVAEGSASAIKAAQPGQLFELRVGQLQASYDCLRQHLEPWRVSIFGDRLHVVLDDPNQELPQVRSRLEQAQLPLSEAQPIAFSLEDAFIGEVQRAGGAPP